One genomic segment of Mauremys mutica isolate MM-2020 ecotype Southern chromosome 10, ASM2049712v1, whole genome shotgun sequence includes these proteins:
- the PRLH gene encoding prolactin-releasing peptide: protein MKLLAACFMYLLLTCLALPKAECRLHERSMEIRNPDIDPSWYTGRGIRPVGRFGRRRAVVESSRKSGYGHRQACFPLEESSDSLQDE from the exons atGAAACTGCTGGCTGCCTGCTTCATGTACCTGCTGCTCACCTGTCTGGCCCTGCCCAAAGCCGAATGCCGACTCCACGAGCGATCCATGGAAATCAGGA ACCCTGATATCGACCCTTCCTGGTACACAGGGCGTGGGATCAGACCCGTGGGACGGTTTGGCCGGAGGAGAGCTGTCGTGGAGAGCTCCCGGAAGTCGGGCTATGGACACAGGCAAGCTTGCTTCCCTCTAGAAGAAAGCAGTGACTCCCTTCAAGATGAATGA